The following are encoded in a window of Phycisphaerae bacterium genomic DNA:
- a CDS encoding SpoIIE family protein phosphatase gives MKNLSECRVLIVDDVKANVDVLVEALRSDHKLSVALDGESALRNIEKNPPDLVLLDIVMPGLDGYEVCRRLRAAPNTQDIPIMFLSSLDEVKNKTQGFEVGGNDYLTKPFEVLEVKARVRSLLKAKAYSDAVKEKIAAELAIAREIQLGILPSNIPAQVAGTNFEICAVLEAALEVGGDLYEVLRLDNGRLLVAVGDVSGKGIPASLFMAVTTTLLRTMARQYRKPEEIVLQVNDALAVQNPRGMFVTLACMIVDTVTANVTCANAGHLSAVLLRPGAEPRLVLESTAMLAGVMEGIPVESESLQLQPGDTLALYTDGVTEAFNAKGKMFEEAGLLECLRDAAGRRADETVKIILDAVRRHAAGFPQSDDLTLVAVRRVG, from the coding sequence GTGAAAAACCTCTCGGAATGTCGCGTTCTGATCGTCGATGACGTCAAGGCCAATGTCGATGTGCTGGTAGAGGCCCTGCGCAGCGATCATAAGCTGAGCGTAGCGCTCGACGGCGAGTCCGCCCTGCGCAACATTGAGAAGAATCCGCCCGATCTCGTCCTGCTGGATATCGTCATGCCAGGGCTCGACGGTTACGAGGTGTGTCGCCGCCTGCGGGCCGCGCCGAATACGCAGGATATCCCCATCATGTTTCTCAGCTCGCTCGACGAGGTGAAAAACAAGACGCAGGGTTTTGAAGTCGGCGGCAACGACTACCTGACCAAGCCGTTTGAGGTCCTGGAAGTCAAAGCCCGCGTGCGCTCGCTCCTGAAGGCCAAGGCCTATTCTGACGCGGTGAAGGAGAAGATCGCCGCGGAACTGGCCATTGCCCGCGAGATTCAGCTTGGCATCCTCCCCTCGAACATCCCCGCGCAGGTTGCGGGCACAAATTTCGAGATTTGCGCCGTATTGGAAGCGGCCCTAGAGGTGGGCGGCGACCTCTACGAGGTATTGCGCCTCGACAACGGACGCCTGCTCGTCGCTGTCGGCGATGTCTCCGGCAAGGGTATCCCGGCATCTCTCTTCATGGCGGTCACGACAACCCTCTTGCGAACGATGGCGCGACAGTATCGCAAGCCGGAAGAAATAGTGCTCCAGGTGAATGATGCGTTGGCCGTGCAGAATCCGCGCGGCATGTTTGTCACGCTCGCCTGCATGATCGTTGACACGGTCACGGCCAACGTAACATGCGCCAACGCCGGCCATCTCTCGGCCGTGCTCCTTCGCCCCGGCGCCGAACCCCGCCTCGTTTTGGAGTCGACCGCCATGTTGGCGGGCGTCATGGAGGGGATCCCAGTCGAAAGCGAATCGCTCCAACTTCAACCGGGCGACACCCTGGCGCTCTACACGGACGGCGTGACCGAGGCCTTCAACGCAAAAGGAAAAATGTTCGAAGAGGCGGGCCTGCTCGAATGTCTGCGTGATGCCGCGGGCCGCCGCGCGGACGAAACGGTCAAGATTATCCTGGACGCGGTCCGTCGCCACGCTGCCGGGTTTCCCCAATCGGACGACCTTACTTTGGTTGCAGTCCGGAGGGTTGGCTGA
- a CDS encoding carbonic anhydrase — translation MDEIRNGVRRFQMEVFPQRRHFYEGVAASQSPRALFLTCGDSRIDPELLTSSGPGEIFVERNPGNLVPVYDERSRVGVSASIEYALSVLQVRQIIICGHSNCGAMKALMHPEKLAALPAVRQWLSFAEPALEALDRDHRDDADDVRLVAITRLNVLLQIKNLETHPAVADGLRKGRISVDGWVYEIHTGKVEAFNSMTGRFEAFP, via the coding sequence ATGGATGAGATTCGTAACGGTGTCCGGCGATTCCAGATGGAGGTTTTTCCGCAGAGGCGGCACTTTTACGAAGGAGTGGCAGCTTCTCAAAGCCCGCGCGCCCTTTTCCTGACATGCGGCGATTCCAGGATCGACCCAGAATTGTTGACCAGTAGCGGCCCCGGCGAGATCTTCGTCGAGCGAAACCCCGGAAACCTCGTGCCCGTCTACGACGAGCGGTCGCGAGTAGGGGTCTCGGCCAGCATCGAATACGCCTTATCTGTGCTGCAAGTCCGCCAGATCATCATCTGCGGTCATTCCAATTGCGGGGCCATGAAGGCGCTTATGCACCCTGAAAAGCTCGCCGCGCTTCCGGCGGTGCGTCAATGGCTTAGTTTTGCGGAGCCCGCGCTGGAAGCCCTGGATCGCGATCATAGGGACGACGCGGATGACGTCCGACTCGTTGCGATAACCAGGCTCAACGTCCTCCTGCAGATAAAGAACCTGGAAACACATCCCGCTGTGGCCGACGGCCTGCGGAAAGGGCGGATCTCCGTCGACGGCTGGGTCTACGAAATCCACACCGGCAAGGTCGAGGCCTTTAATTCAATGACCGGCAGGTTCGAGGCGTTTCCCTAG
- a CDS encoding glucosidase produces MSKERIRLQEAREGTAPWKKWGPYLSERQWGTVREDYSADGSAWDYFSHDQARSRVYRWGEDGIAGVSDDHQRLCFALALWNGKDPILKERLFGLTNSEGNHGEDVKEYYYYLDSTPTHSYMKYLYKYPQAAYPYSDIVDTNRRRNRNEPEYELIDTGVFKEDRYFDVIIEYAKAAPDDVLIRIRIHNRGPEAAALHVLPTVWFRNTWSGELSQPRPQLKQIEGRGKSAVIASAHPNLGVFCLHCEGDVPLLFTENESNTERLFGTPNVNPYVKDGIHNAVVHGRVDLVNPNQIGTKAAAHYQITVGAGEFKEIRLRLVEVLPDKLNKTETPAAVDLFGRRFDQIFDERLREADEFFAAIVPPGCDADAANVMRQALAGMLWGKQYYYLDANQWLDEHQAHPLKPNSRHSRNREWVHMVNDHIISMPDKWEYPWYAAWDLAFHAVALAAVDPDFAKDQLELMLSDHYLHPSGQIPAYEWNFSDVNPPVHAWATLFLARSELGQSGKLDTEFLKSIYHRLLCNFTWWLNRKDRSGKNVFEGGFLGLDNIGVFDRSAPLPTGGYLEQADGTAWMAFFCQNMIELGIRLATQDPNYEELVSKFVDHFLWIAAGMNRPGEEGMWDEEDGFYYDVLRLPDGTAQRLKVRSMVGLLPLCAATVVEPWQRDIVAKSAAHWRERARQMPDLMKNIHPTGPGHLGVGDRGIVALLNPERLRRVLSKMLDEQEFLSPYGIRSLSKFHEKHPYVVHVDGQEHRVDYSPAESTTGAFGGNSNWRGPIWLPVNVLIIRSLLSYYLYYGDKFCIECPTGSGRLMNLFEVAKEIADRLTRIFLRDSDGRRPVYGDSEKFQSDPHWRDDVLFYEYFHGDNGAGIGASHQTGWTGVVATLIQLFGTLNPQTFLEVGKMSAFERRSGMKAEDIVVASADAIPRKTTPVPANRKVP; encoded by the coding sequence ATGTCAAAAGAACGAATTCGACTTCAGGAAGCCCGTGAAGGAACTGCCCCTTGGAAAAAGTGGGGGCCCTACCTCAGCGAGCGGCAATGGGGCACCGTCCGGGAGGATTACAGCGCCGATGGCAGTGCCTGGGACTACTTCAGCCACGATCAGGCTCGTTCGCGCGTGTACCGCTGGGGTGAAGACGGGATCGCCGGCGTCTCGGACGACCATCAGCGGCTGTGTTTCGCCCTGGCGCTGTGGAATGGAAAGGACCCGATCCTTAAAGAGCGGCTGTTCGGCCTGACCAACAGCGAGGGTAACCACGGCGAGGACGTCAAGGAGTACTACTACTACCTCGACAGCACGCCGACGCATTCCTACATGAAGTACCTCTACAAGTATCCCCAGGCAGCCTACCCCTACAGCGACATCGTGGATACCAATCGCCGGCGCAACCGCAACGAACCGGAATACGAACTGATCGACACCGGGGTCTTCAAGGAAGATCGCTATTTCGATGTGATTATCGAGTACGCCAAGGCCGCGCCGGACGACGTGCTGATTCGCATCCGCATCCATAACCGGGGACCGGAGGCCGCCGCGCTGCACGTCCTGCCGACGGTCTGGTTTCGTAACACCTGGTCCGGTGAGTTGTCCCAGCCCCGTCCCCAACTTAAACAGATCGAGGGGCGCGGCAAGTCGGCGGTAATCGCGTCGGCCCATCCCAATCTCGGCGTATTCTGTCTCCACTGCGAGGGGGATGTGCCGCTTTTGTTCACCGAGAACGAGTCGAACACCGAGCGCCTCTTCGGAACGCCCAACGTCAACCCGTATGTCAAAGACGGCATCCACAATGCCGTGGTCCATGGGCGCGTTGACCTCGTCAACCCGAATCAAATCGGCACCAAGGCAGCGGCTCACTACCAGATCACCGTTGGCGCCGGTGAATTCAAAGAGATCCGATTGCGCCTGGTGGAGGTCTTGCCGGATAAGCTGAACAAGACGGAAACCCCCGCCGCCGTTGATCTTTTTGGCCGCCGCTTCGATCAGATCTTCGATGAGCGGCTCCGCGAGGCCGACGAATTCTTCGCTGCCATTGTTCCGCCCGGCTGCGATGCCGACGCGGCCAACGTCATGCGACAGGCCCTGGCCGGCATGCTCTGGGGCAAACAGTATTACTACCTGGACGCGAACCAATGGCTCGACGAGCACCAGGCCCATCCCCTAAAGCCCAACAGCCGCCACTCCCGTAACCGGGAATGGGTCCACATGGTCAACGACCACATCATCTCCATGCCCGACAAGTGGGAGTATCCGTGGTACGCGGCCTGGGACCTCGCCTTTCACGCCGTCGCCCTGGCAGCCGTCGACCCGGATTTTGCCAAAGACCAACTCGAGCTGATGTTGAGCGACCACTATCTGCATCCCAGCGGCCAGATTCCCGCGTACGAATGGAACTTCAGCGATGTCAATCCTCCGGTCCACGCCTGGGCGACGCTCTTCCTGGCCCGCAGCGAATTGGGGCAATCGGGCAAGTTGGACACGGAGTTTCTGAAGTCGATCTACCACCGGCTGCTGTGCAATTTCACCTGGTGGCTGAACCGCAAGGATCGGTCAGGCAAAAATGTCTTCGAAGGCGGGTTCCTCGGCCTGGACAACATCGGCGTCTTTGATCGCAGCGCGCCGCTGCCGACCGGCGGATATCTGGAACAGGCGGACGGCACGGCCTGGATGGCCTTCTTCTGCCAGAACATGATTGAGCTTGGCATCCGGCTGGCGACGCAGGACCCCAACTACGAGGAACTCGTCTCCAAGTTCGTGGACCACTTCCTGTGGATTGCCGCAGGCATGAACCGACCCGGCGAAGAGGGGATGTGGGACGAGGAGGACGGATTCTACTACGACGTATTGCGGCTCCCTGACGGCACAGCTCAACGGCTTAAGGTGCGCTCCATGGTAGGGCTCCTCCCCCTCTGTGCGGCCACCGTGGTTGAACCCTGGCAGCGCGATATCGTCGCAAAATCGGCGGCCCACTGGCGCGAGCGCGCCCGGCAAATGCCGGACCTGATGAAGAATATTCACCCCACCGGTCCGGGCCACCTGGGTGTTGGCGATCGGGGGATCGTCGCTCTACTCAACCCCGAGCGGCTCCGTCGAGTTCTTTCAAAGATGCTCGACGAGCAGGAGTTCCTCAGCCCCTATGGCATCCGATCCCTTTCCAAGTTCCACGAAAAACACCCCTACGTCGTGCACGTAGATGGTCAAGAACACCGCGTCGATTACTCGCCGGCGGAGTCCACGACCGGCGCATTCGGCGGGAATTCCAACTGGCGCGGGCCGATCTGGCTGCCGGTCAATGTCCTGATCATCCGGTCGCTGCTCAGCTACTACCTTTATTACGGCGACAAATTCTGCATTGAATGCCCCACGGGTTCCGGCCGCCTGATGAACCTCTTCGAGGTGGCCAAGGAAATTGCCGATCGGCTGACGCGGATTTTCCTGCGCGACTCGGACGGCCGGCGACCCGTCTATGGCGATTCGGAAAAATTCCAATCCGACCCCCACTGGCGCGACGATGTGCTCTTCTACGAATATTTCCACGGCGACAACGGGGCCGGCATCGGCGCGAGCCACCAGACCGGCTGGACGGGCGTTGTGGCGACGCTGATCCAGTTGTTCGGCACGCTGAACCCACAGACGTTTTTGGAAGTCGGAAAAATGTCGGCCTTCGAGCGAAGAAGCGGAATGAAGGCCGAAGACATCGTCGTCGCCAGCGCCGACGCGATCCCGCGCAAAACTACGCCCGTGCCGGCGAATCGTAAGGTTCCCTAG